A window from Chlamydia gallinacea 08-1274/3 encodes these proteins:
- the polA gene encoding DNA polymerase I, with protein sequence MRETVFILDAAGFIFRAYFALPEMKNSSGQSTQAIFGFIRSINKLIKEFSPSHMVAVFDGPNNKDSRRQIYADYKNNREHRVYDLYSQIPLIKEYCTLLGLSHVEVPGVEADDVIASITNNAVQHGYRVCICTVDKDLFQLVGSNVVIINPWKDSKEITEEDVKKIYGVPPKNIPDYLALVGDTSDNIPGVVGCGPKTAKTLLNKYASVEEILQNLDQLTASAQKMFSEQKETLLLSKNLALLDNAVEISSSIEDFVFPLHEASQEEINTFYMQHGFKTLVQNCEEKDARVDVTIICDRQGLLDLLPSLYGKSIAFSVGYLGHFLPSLTLLGVALACDGEVYYIDIDQSSDDLITPLRSLFCREDTEFYGYNIKRDNHALKNAGIEVHAITLDLALAEHLIHGGAKNSFQSLLVNHGLTSIAGRFGKEWGQLSLPITKSPTHPAQYFGEFVVCLPVIKETLLAELQRKGLLDLFLHMEMPLEKVLFIMERNGVPVDLEVLQNLEKILSEELLVLTDEIYIAAGGCFNIKSPKQLSDILYNKLGLKPLDKALSTKAEVLEELSGEHEIIDKILAFRAVEKLLSTYVKALPKQVDPHTRRIHPTFNQMGTVTGRLACQDPNLQNIPIRSERGKLLRYAFCSDKENTYFLSADYSQIELRFLAHLSQDESLKLAFESREDIHTFTASQVFHVPLEEVTEQQRMQAKTVNFGIIYGQQAYGLSKTLKISLAEAQQLIDAYFERYPKVAQFIHETVNSASENLKVTTLLGRERVINNWTEFSASRAYSGRLAVNTRIQGSAAELIKLAMLQLSDALKKRRLKSRMLLQVHDELIFEVPKEEKEEMLTLVRDIMESAMILSVPLVVNILIGKNWAEC encoded by the coding sequence ATGAGGGAAACGGTCTTTATATTAGACGCAGCGGGATTTATTTTTAGAGCGTATTTTGCTCTTCCAGAAATGAAAAATTCTTCTGGCCAGAGTACGCAAGCAATTTTCGGTTTTATCCGTTCTATAAATAAATTGATTAAAGAGTTCTCTCCTAGCCATATGGTGGCTGTATTTGATGGTCCCAATAATAAAGACAGTCGTAGACAAATTTATGCAGATTATAAAAATAATCGTGAGCATCGTGTCTACGATCTTTATTCACAGATTCCTCTAATTAAAGAATATTGTACTTTATTAGGGCTGTCTCATGTAGAGGTTCCAGGAGTAGAAGCCGATGACGTCATTGCTAGTATTACGAACAACGCTGTGCAGCATGGGTATCGGGTTTGCATATGTACAGTAGATAAAGATTTATTCCAACTTGTAGGCTCCAATGTTGTTATTATAAATCCTTGGAAAGATTCTAAGGAAATTACAGAGGAAGATGTAAAGAAAATTTATGGAGTTCCTCCAAAAAATATCCCCGATTATTTAGCTCTAGTTGGAGATACTTCAGATAATATTCCTGGCGTGGTTGGTTGTGGACCGAAAACAGCAAAAACACTTTTAAACAAATATGCATCTGTTGAAGAGATTTTACAGAATCTTGATCAGTTGACAGCATCGGCTCAAAAGATGTTTTCTGAGCAAAAAGAGACCCTACTGTTAAGTAAGAATCTAGCTCTTTTAGATAATGCAGTAGAAATTTCTTCATCCATTGAAGACTTTGTATTCCCTCTCCATGAGGCGAGTCAGGAGGAAATTAATACTTTTTATATGCAGCATGGATTTAAAACTTTGGTGCAAAATTGTGAAGAAAAAGACGCACGTGTTGATGTTACAATTATTTGTGATCGCCAAGGTTTACTCGATTTACTTCCTTCTCTATATGGAAAAAGTATTGCTTTTTCTGTGGGCTATTTAGGTCATTTTCTTCCATCACTTACTCTGCTGGGGGTAGCTTTAGCGTGTGATGGAGAAGTATATTATATTGATATAGACCAGTCTTCAGATGATTTGATAACACCATTAAGAAGTTTATTCTGTAGAGAAGATACAGAGTTTTACGGCTATAACATTAAGAGAGATAATCACGCATTGAAAAATGCTGGTATTGAAGTTCATGCCATAACCTTAGATTTAGCTTTAGCAGAGCATTTAATTCATGGTGGTGCTAAAAATTCTTTTCAGTCTCTACTTGTGAATCATGGCTTAACAAGTATAGCAGGTAGATTTGGTAAAGAGTGGGGGCAATTGAGTCTGCCTATTACTAAGTCACCGACACACCCTGCACAGTATTTTGGAGAATTTGTTGTGTGCCTGCCTGTGATTAAAGAGACTCTATTGGCTGAGTTACAGCGTAAGGGATTATTAGATCTTTTTCTGCATATGGAAATGCCCTTAGAGAAAGTTCTATTTATTATGGAACGGAATGGTGTACCTGTAGATTTAGAAGTACTGCAAAATCTTGAGAAAATATTATCAGAAGAGCTGCTAGTCCTCACTGATGAGATTTATATTGCAGCAGGAGGATGTTTTAATATCAAATCACCCAAGCAATTATCTGATATATTGTATAATAAACTTGGTTTAAAACCTCTCGATAAGGCGTTATCAACAAAAGCAGAAGTTCTAGAAGAGTTGTCTGGAGAGCATGAAATTATTGATAAGATTCTTGCTTTTCGTGCAGTAGAAAAATTACTTTCTACTTATGTTAAAGCTCTCCCCAAACAGGTTGATCCACATACACGGAGGATTCATCCTACATTTAATCAAATGGGAACGGTAACTGGGAGATTAGCTTGTCAGGATCCGAATTTACAGAATATTCCTATACGATCAGAGAGAGGGAAGTTATTAAGATATGCATTTTGTTCGGATAAGGAGAATACGTATTTTTTATCAGCAGATTATTCTCAAATCGAACTAAGATTTTTAGCGCATTTAAGTCAGGATGAATCGTTAAAGTTAGCTTTCGAATCACGAGAGGATATTCATACATTTACAGCTTCACAAGTATTTCATGTTCCTTTAGAAGAAGTTACGGAGCAGCAGCGTATGCAAGCGAAAACTGTAAATTTTGGTATTATTTACGGTCAGCAAGCTTATGGGTTGTCTAAGACATTAAAAATTTCTCTTGCTGAAGCACAACAGTTAATAGATGCGTATTTTGAGCGTTATCCTAAAGTGGCACAGTTTATTCATGAAACTGTGAATTCCGCATCAGAAAACTTGAAGGTGACGACTTTATTAGGCAGAGAAAGAGTTATAAACAACTGGACAGAATTTTCTGCTTCTCGTGCGTATTCAGGCCGTCTTGCAGTAAATACACGCATCCAAGGAAGCGCAGCGGAATTAATTAAATTAGCTATGTTGCAACTTTCAGATGCTTTAAAGAAACGACGATTAAAGAGTCGGATGCTATTACAGGTACATGACGAATTGATTTTTGAAGTTCCTAAGGAGGAAAAAGAGGAAATGCTAACTTTAGTGCGCGATATCATGGAATCTGCAATGATTTTATCTGTCCCACTAGTTGTGAATATCTTGATTGGAAAAAATTGGGCAGAATGTTAA
- the coaE gene encoding dephospho-CoA kinase (Dephospho-CoA kinase (CoaE) performs the final step in coenzyme A biosynthesis.), producing the protein MLKLLKISITGDLSSGKTEACQIFQELGAYVISADKVSRSFLIPNSHIGHRVTALLGPEVIVANAFDRKAIAEKVFSDVSLLKALEAILHPEVCRVIEEQYNRVSQEGKYPLFIAEVPLLYEIHYAEWFDRVILIIADRDIRRERFAKKTNYSDSHFYQRCSRFSSEEEKLRHADIVIENNGTKEELRRKVEEYFYALKGAL; encoded by the coding sequence ATGTTAAAATTATTAAAGATTTCTATTACAGGGGATCTTTCTTCAGGGAAGACAGAAGCATGTCAAATCTTTCAGGAGTTAGGTGCCTATGTAATTAGTGCCGATAAAGTTTCGCGTAGTTTTCTTATTCCTAATTCGCATATAGGCCATCGTGTTACAGCTCTTCTGGGGCCAGAGGTGATTGTTGCTAATGCTTTTGATAGAAAAGCTATAGCAGAAAAGGTTTTTAGTGATGTCTCTCTTTTAAAAGCTTTGGAAGCTATTCTACATCCGGAAGTTTGCCGAGTTATTGAGGAACAATATAATCGTGTATCTCAGGAGGGAAAGTATCCTCTGTTCATTGCCGAGGTACCTTTATTGTATGAAATACATTATGCGGAATGGTTTGATCGCGTGATTCTCATCATAGCAGATAGGGATATTCGTAGAGAAAGGTTTGCTAAGAAAACTAATTATTCTGATTCTCATTTTTATCAGAGGTGTTCGCGTTTTTCTTCAGAAGAAGAAAAACTTCGGCATGCCGACATTGTTATAGAAAATAACGGTACTAAAGAAGAATTACGTCGTAAAGTTGAAGAATATTTTTACGCTTTAAAGGGAGCATTATGA
- the rho gene encoding transcription termination factor Rho has translation MKEERASEVLPKVKENKKHAGPSLQEKSFVGECAVVTSSADEAQPVTITKIAKLQRMGIEELNVLARQYGVKNIGSLTKSQVVFEIVKSKSERSDELLIGEGVLEVLPDGFGFLRSPTYNYLPSAEDIYVSPAQIRRFDLKKGDTIVGTIRSPKEKEKYFALLKVDKINGSAPDKAKERVLFENLTPLYPNERIVMEMGKENLAERVLDLTAPIGKGQRGLIVAPPRSGKTVILQSIAHAIAVNNPDIVLIVLLIDERPEEVTDMIRQVRGEVVASTFDEQPERHIQVAEMVIEKARRLVEHGKDVVILLDSITRLARAYNTVQPHSGKILTGGVDASALHKPKRFFGAARNIEGGGSLTILATALIDTGSRMDEVIFEEFKGTGNMELVLDRRLSDRRTYPAIDLIKSGTRKEELLYHPSELEKVYLFRQAIADLTAIDAMHLLLGRLKKTNSNAEFLLSLKE, from the coding sequence ATGAAAGAAGAGCGTGCTTCAGAGGTCTTGCCAAAAGTGAAGGAGAATAAAAAACATGCTGGTCCTTCGCTACAGGAGAAATCTTTTGTAGGAGAATGTGCAGTAGTCACGAGTTCAGCTGATGAGGCACAACCTGTTACAATTACCAAAATTGCCAAATTACAGAGGATGGGAATAGAAGAGCTGAATGTATTAGCTCGACAATATGGGGTAAAAAATATTGGGTCGTTGACTAAGTCCCAGGTTGTATTTGAGATTGTAAAGTCAAAATCAGAACGTTCTGATGAACTCTTAATTGGTGAAGGAGTTTTAGAGGTTCTTCCTGATGGGTTTGGATTTTTACGATCCCCTACGTATAACTATCTTCCTTCTGCCGAAGATATTTATGTTTCTCCTGCGCAAATTCGTCGGTTTGACTTGAAAAAGGGGGACACAATTGTTGGTACAATACGTTCACCCAAAGAAAAAGAGAAATACTTTGCTTTATTAAAGGTGGATAAGATTAATGGATCAGCTCCCGATAAAGCTAAGGAAAGGGTGTTATTTGAAAATCTTACTCCTTTATACCCGAATGAACGTATTGTTATGGAAATGGGTAAGGAGAATCTTGCAGAAAGAGTTTTAGATCTTACTGCCCCCATTGGGAAGGGACAAAGGGGACTCATTGTTGCTCCTCCACGTTCTGGGAAAACAGTAATTTTGCAAAGCATAGCCCACGCAATTGCTGTTAATAATCCCGATATTGTTTTAATTGTTTTACTTATTGATGAGCGTCCAGAAGAAGTCACAGATATGATCCGCCAAGTGCGTGGTGAAGTTGTTGCTTCAACTTTTGATGAACAACCCGAAAGACATATTCAAGTTGCTGAAATGGTCATTGAAAAAGCACGGCGTTTAGTCGAACATGGTAAAGATGTTGTTATTTTACTGGATTCCATTACTCGTCTAGCACGAGCTTATAACACTGTTCAACCTCACTCAGGGAAAATTTTAACCGGCGGGGTGGATGCTAGTGCGTTACATAAGCCGAAACGTTTCTTTGGAGCCGCACGTAATATTGAAGGAGGGGGGTCGTTAACGATTTTAGCAACAGCATTAATTGATACCGGATCGCGTATGGATGAAGTGATTTTTGAAGAATTCAAGGGCACAGGAAATATGGAGCTGGTACTGGATCGTCGACTTTCGGATAGAAGGACCTATCCTGCTATTGATCTTATTAAGAGTGGTACAAGAAAAGAAGAACTACTTTACCATCCTTCAGAATTAGAAAAAGTCTACCTATTCCGTCAGGCAATAGCTGATCTTACTGCTATTGATGCTATGCATCTATTATTAGGTAGGCTGAAAAAAACAAATAGTAATGCGGAATTTTTACTTTCTTTAAAAGAATAA
- a CDS encoding orotate phosphoribosyltransferase, with product MMSLEEEQLRDSVIENLYYIGAIQFGNFSLSQGETTPIYVDMGLVISFPEVLQAIASLIWRLRPAFNSSLLCGVPYTALALATCISLKYNISMVLRRKELKNPNREDRIEVEGVYSPGQTCLVINDVIASGKSILETAKALADKGLYVRESLVFLDRQIGGKEALEEAGIQLRSVFTLESLARALLEKCRLKESDSTIISEYLDNL from the coding sequence ATGATGAGTCTTGAAGAAGAACAACTTCGCGATAGTGTTATTGAGAATCTGTATTATATAGGAGCTATTCAGTTTGGAAATTTTTCCTTATCGCAAGGAGAGACAACACCTATATACGTGGATATGGGGTTAGTCATTTCTTTCCCTGAAGTACTACAAGCAATAGCATCTTTAATTTGGCGTTTGCGTCCGGCATTTAATAGTAGTCTATTATGTGGTGTGCCCTACACTGCCCTAGCTTTAGCTACCTGTATATCTCTGAAGTATAATATTTCTATGGTCTTAAGAAGGAAGGAGTTAAAAAATCCTAACCGAGAAGACAGGATTGAAGTTGAGGGCGTATACTCTCCAGGACAAACTTGTCTAGTAATTAATGATGTTATTGCTTCTGGGAAATCCATCTTAGAAACGGCGAAAGCTTTGGCTGACAAAGGTTTATATGTTCGTGAGTCTTTAGTATTTTTGGATAGGCAAATAGGAGGAAAAGAAGCTTTAGAAGAGGCTGGGATCCAATTAAGATCGGTATTTACTTTGGAATCGCTTGCAAGAGCTTTGTTAGAAAAATGCCGATTAAAAGAATCTGATTCTACGATTATTTCTGAATATTTAGATAATTTGTGA